From a single Hippoglossus stenolepis isolate QCI-W04-F060 chromosome 2, HSTE1.2, whole genome shotgun sequence genomic region:
- the slc25a4 gene encoding ADP/ATP translocase 1, with translation MSDAVVSFMKDFLAGGVAAAISKTAVAPIERVKLLLQVQHASRQITAEMQYKGIMDCVARIPKEQGFISFWRGNLANVIRYFPTQALNFAFKDKYKKVFLGGVDQKTQFWRYFAGNLASGGAAGATSLCFVYPLDFARTRLAADIGKGTAEREFSGLGNCLSKVFKSDGFKGLYLGFNVSVQGIIIYRAAYFGCFDTAKGMLPDPKNTHIVITWMIAQTVTAAAGIISYPFDTVRRRMMMQSGRKGADIMYTGTMDCWRKIIKDEGSKAFFKGAWSNVIRGMGGAFVLVLYDEIKKYT, from the exons ATGTCGGACGCGGTGGTCAGTTTCATGAAGGACTTTTTGGCCGGTGGTGTCGCCGCTGCCATCTCCAAAACTGCTGTCGCTCCTATCGAGAGAGTCAAGTTGTTGCTGCAG GTCCAGCATGCCAGCAGACAGATCACCGCAGAGATGCAGTACAAAGGCATCATGGACTGTGTGGCCAGGATCCCAAAGGAGCAGGGCTTCATTTCCTTCTGGAGAGGCAACCTGGCCAACGTGATCCGTTACTTCCCCACCCAAGCCCTCAACTTCGCCTTCAAGGACAAGTACAAGAAGGTCTTCCTCGGTGGAGTGGATCAAAAAACACAGTTCTGGCGCTACTTCGCTGGTAACCTGGCATCCGGTGGCGCAGCTGGTGCCACTTCGCTCTGCTTCGTCTACCCTCTGGACTTCGCCAGAACAAGACTCGCCGCCGACATCGGCAAGggcacagcagagagagagttCTCCGGTCTCGGCAACTGCCTCTCCAAAGTCTTCAAGAGCGATGGCTTCAAGGGTCTTTACCTCGGCTTCAACGTGTCAGTTCAGGGCATCATCATCTACAGAGCGGCCTACTTTGGATGCTTCGACACAGCCAAAG GCATGCTGCCAGATCCAAAGAACACGCACATCGTCATCACCTGGATGATCGCCCAGactgtcactgctgcagctggtaTCATCTCATACCCCTTCGACACCGTCAGACGTCGCATGATGATGCAGTCTGGACGCAAAGGAG CTGACATCATGTACACGGGCACAATGGACTGCTGGAGGAAGATCATTAAGGACGAGGGATCAAAGGCCTTCTTCAAGGGTGCCTGGTCCAACGTGATCAGAGGCATGGGGGGTGCCTTTGTGCTGGTGCTGTATGACGAGATCAAGAAGTACACATAA
- the cfap97 gene encoding cilia- and flagella-associated protein 97 isoform X2 — MLTSSEVEDEVDHSFFDSDNDDGSVSREGGETRENPPVQEKLQAKQTEKANNGLSQRTYGTKKHLQKINNNRSSGGSKENSHLSKEENNRRVSNVSSVASVSDKGISDSSDSEEDYNVLSKRPNKTFMSLLDEVKDRDMYNQSPDETEEEASGSNAKPLKWRNTQSSKKLTRKLPSQIPSPSSAEEADSESGSSCSCRRSSTPHKPMKSSLSPRERQSTEGGAGSRDMTTSCAEESDDTVTDVSPLSSPDISPLQSLDLNHTEPEEQSSKEQQQESVPSSGLSDTCQYEDSDQDVDECSLSSDSQLGGGLVVCYPGQKNRKNFSFNNIDVRRIDQENQRLLRALSRLSAEPRPQSAAKKKTKKGSNSPAIRLNYSAVNRQRDQKRIERENLVFLKRLESAKPSSGMKRSEQLADYQRLESYLGGPVYPMWPSSKKDRSSCGTNSGGSGDVDFHF, encoded by the exons ATGCTCACCTCCAGTGAAGTTGAAGATGAGGTGGATCATTCATTTTTCGACAGTGATAATGACGACGGTAGCGTCAGCAGAGAAGGAGGGGAAACGAGGGAGAATCCACCAGTGCAAGAGAAGCTTCAAgcaaaacagactgaaaaagcAAATAATGGTTTGTCCCAGAGGACTTATGGGACAAAAAAACACCTGCAGAAAATTAACAACAACAGAAGCAGTGGGGGAAGTAAAGAGAACAGCCATCTGTCAAAGGAAGAAAATAACCGAAGGGTTTCTAACGTATCATCTGTAGCCTCTGTGTCAGATAAAGGCATCAGTGACAGCAGTGATAGTGAGGAAGATTACAATGTGCTCTCTAAAAGACCCAATAAGacattcatgtctttgttgGATGAGGTAAAGGATAGGGACATGTACAACCAGAGTCCAGATGAGACTGAAGAAGAAGCATCGGGATCCAATGCCAAACCCTTGAAATGGAGAAATACACAATCTTCTAAAAAACTGACAAGAAAATTGCCTAGCCAAATTCCATCCCCCTCTTCAGCCGAGGAAGCAGACTCAGAGAGCGGCTCTAGCTGTAGTTGTAGAAGGTCCTCCACCCCTCACAAACCCATGAAGTCGTCTTTATCCCCTCGAGAGAGACAGTCCACAGAGGGCGGGGCAGGATCTCGGGACATGACCACCAGCTGTGCAGAGGAGTCGGATGATACAGTGACAGATGTGagccccctctcctctcctgacatCAGCCCTCTGCAGTCGTTGGACCTGAACCACACAGAGCCAGAGGAGCAAAGCTcgaaagagcagcagcaggagagtgtGCCCTCCAGTGGCCTCAGCGATACATGTCAGTACGAGGACTCAGATCAGGATGTGGATGAGT GCTCCCTCAGTTCAGATAGTCAACTTGGAGGTGGACTGGTCGTCTGCTATCCtggacagaaaaacaggaagaactTCTCATTCAACAACATCGATGTCCGGCGCATAGATCAGGAGAACCAGCGACTGCTTCGGGCGCTGTCACGCCTTTCTGCAGAGCCCAGACCACAGAGTGCGGCGAAGAAGAAAACCAAGAAAGGCAGCAACTCGCCTGCCATTCGCCTTAATTACAGCGCAGTTAACAGGCAGCGGGATCAGAAACGGATCGAGAGAGAGAATCTG GTTTTTCTGAAGCGACTGGAGTCTGCCAAGCCTTCATCTGGTATGAAGCGCTCAGAGCAACTGGCAGATTACCAGCGACTAGAATCATATTTGGGAGGTCCTGTATACCCAATGTGGCCCTCTTCAAAGAAAGACAGGTCCTCCTGCGGAACAAACTCAG GAGGGTCAGGAGATGTGGATTTTCACTTTTAG
- the helt gene encoding hairy and enhancer of split-related protein helt: MNAGVPWMITLKGPVLCSHLSPLHLLPEQHTSSSSSQTHFNTFDRNSSMASKMKDRKRTPISHKVIEKRRRDRINRCLNELGKTVPMAMAKQSSGKLEKAEILEMTVQYLRALHSADFPRGREKGELLAEFANYFHYGYHECMKNLVHYLTTEDRAETKDIKYARILAFLQSKSRVVTEPVFGSVGSMPEQSDYLSQLLSSPEHQSHSPSDSVYQQSPPGHFSWHSSARSPAITYPTVPLSAHTQQHGGYLSPVQGLDHHYFNFIGHTHANTFSLHSAQHAM; encoded by the exons ATGAATGCAGGAGTCCCTTGGATGATCACTTTAAAAGGGCCAGTTCTCTGCTCACACCTCAGTCCGCTTCATCTCTTACCAGAGCaacacacctcttcatcatccagccaaactcattttaacacttttgACAGAAATTCGTCGATGGCATCGAagatgaaagacagaaag CGAACTCCCATCTCTCACAAAGTCATCGAGAAACGAAGACGGGACCGAATTAACCGCTGCCTAAACGAACTAGGGAAAACAGTACCGATGGCAATGGCAAAACAG AGCTCTGGAAAACTGGAGAAAGCTGAGATCTTAGAAATGACAGTTCAGTATCTACGAGCTCTGCACTCAGCGGATTTTcccagagggagagaaaaag GTGAACTTCTCGCTGAGTTTGCGAACTACTTCCACTACGGATACCACGAGTGTATGAAGAACCTGGTGCACTACCTGACCACAGAGGACAGAGCTGAAACCAAAGACATCAAGTACGCACGGATCCTCGCCTTCTTACAGTCCAAGTCCCGTGTGGTCACCGAGCCCGTGTTCGGCTCCGTCGGCTCGATGCCAGAGCAGTCTGACTACCTCAGccagcttctctcctccccGGAGCACCAAAGCCACAGTCCGTCTGACTCCGTGTACCAGCAGAGTCCACCGGGACACTTCTCCTGGCACAGCTCGGCGCGCAGCCCGGCCATCACGTACCCAACAGTGCCGCTCTCTGCGCACACGCAGCAGCACGGTGGATACTTATCACCGGTGCAGGGACTCGATCACCACTATTTTAACTTCATCGGTCACACGCACGCAAACACGTTTAGTTTGCACAGTGCGCAACACGCGATGTAA
- the cfap97 gene encoding cilia- and flagella-associated protein 97 isoform X1, which produces MLTSSEVEDEVDHSFFDSDNDDGSVSREGGETRENPPVQEKLQAKQTEKANNGLSQRTYGTKKHLQKINNNRSSGGSKENSHLSKEENNRRVSNVSSVASVSDKGISDSSDSEEDYNVLSKRPNKTFMSLLDEVKDRDMYNQSPDETEEEASGSNAKPLKWRNTQSSKKLTRKLPSQIPSPSSAEEADSESGSSCSCRRSSTPHKPMKSSLSPRERQSTEGGAGSRDMTTSCAEESDDTVTDVSPLSSPDISPLQSLDLNHTEPEEQSSKEQQQESVPSSGLSDTCQYEDSDQDVDECSLSSDSQLGGGLVVCYPGQKNRKNFSFNNIDVRRIDQENQRLLRALSRLSAEPRPQSAAKKKTKKGSNSPAIRLNYSAVNRQRDQKRIERENLVFLKRLESAKPSSGMKRSEQLADYQRLESYLGGPVYPMWPSSKKDRSSCGTNSVGPRSASSTNHSSRAVSTTTDSGSTPAPTSNKRCSNQSRFQT; this is translated from the exons ATGCTCACCTCCAGTGAAGTTGAAGATGAGGTGGATCATTCATTTTTCGACAGTGATAATGACGACGGTAGCGTCAGCAGAGAAGGAGGGGAAACGAGGGAGAATCCACCAGTGCAAGAGAAGCTTCAAgcaaaacagactgaaaaagcAAATAATGGTTTGTCCCAGAGGACTTATGGGACAAAAAAACACCTGCAGAAAATTAACAACAACAGAAGCAGTGGGGGAAGTAAAGAGAACAGCCATCTGTCAAAGGAAGAAAATAACCGAAGGGTTTCTAACGTATCATCTGTAGCCTCTGTGTCAGATAAAGGCATCAGTGACAGCAGTGATAGTGAGGAAGATTACAATGTGCTCTCTAAAAGACCCAATAAGacattcatgtctttgttgGATGAGGTAAAGGATAGGGACATGTACAACCAGAGTCCAGATGAGACTGAAGAAGAAGCATCGGGATCCAATGCCAAACCCTTGAAATGGAGAAATACACAATCTTCTAAAAAACTGACAAGAAAATTGCCTAGCCAAATTCCATCCCCCTCTTCAGCCGAGGAAGCAGACTCAGAGAGCGGCTCTAGCTGTAGTTGTAGAAGGTCCTCCACCCCTCACAAACCCATGAAGTCGTCTTTATCCCCTCGAGAGAGACAGTCCACAGAGGGCGGGGCAGGATCTCGGGACATGACCACCAGCTGTGCAGAGGAGTCGGATGATACAGTGACAGATGTGagccccctctcctctcctgacatCAGCCCTCTGCAGTCGTTGGACCTGAACCACACAGAGCCAGAGGAGCAAAGCTcgaaagagcagcagcaggagagtgtGCCCTCCAGTGGCCTCAGCGATACATGTCAGTACGAGGACTCAGATCAGGATGTGGATGAGT GCTCCCTCAGTTCAGATAGTCAACTTGGAGGTGGACTGGTCGTCTGCTATCCtggacagaaaaacaggaagaactTCTCATTCAACAACATCGATGTCCGGCGCATAGATCAGGAGAACCAGCGACTGCTTCGGGCGCTGTCACGCCTTTCTGCAGAGCCCAGACCACAGAGTGCGGCGAAGAAGAAAACCAAGAAAGGCAGCAACTCGCCTGCCATTCGCCTTAATTACAGCGCAGTTAACAGGCAGCGGGATCAGAAACGGATCGAGAGAGAGAATCTG GTTTTTCTGAAGCGACTGGAGTCTGCCAAGCCTTCATCTGGTATGAAGCGCTCAGAGCAACTGGCAGATTACCAGCGACTAGAATCATATTTGGGAGGTCCTGTATACCCAATGTGGCCCTCTTCAAAGAAAGACAGGTCCTCCTGCGGAACAAACTCAG TGGGTCCCAGGTCTGCTAGTTCCACCAACCACAGCTCCAGAGCAGTTTCCACCACCACAGACTCCGGCAGCACGCCTGCACCCACGTCAAACAAACGGTGCAGCAaccaaagccgttttcagacatga